The following proteins are encoded in a genomic region of Glycine soja cultivar W05 chromosome 17, ASM419377v2, whole genome shotgun sequence:
- the LOC114392924 gene encoding uncharacterized protein LOC114392924, which produces MGHKKRNPAPRSKQSPPAAANGGSATSPDADSAFNNVSDHNPRKIELASPQSEGSDYSTVKLECERALTTLRRGNHTKAMKQLKEICAREEGSPHAAFVNRVHSLMCFKTATVITDPSSKQRHLRNALESARRAVELMPNSVEYAHFRATVMLEAASEGKDYEEVVHECERGLAIENPSDPAKETLQDESEHKALSLEERIGHVQNELRQLIQKSNIASLSSWMKNLSNGEERFRLIPIRRTPEDPMEVRLVQTRRPNEIKKVTKTPEERRKEIEVRVAAARLIQKNSESPQLPNEGDRDDRPLDSSVGSGQRIGDRRRHVNARKSGFSAERMKWVHSYWNSVSMDLKKDFLRVKIYDLKSHYGSSKDTLPNDILSEALFYAEANKTWKFWRCCNCEEKHSNPDSHRHHVVQEHMGSLSPQMQRLLPQNVDSEWIEMILNCSWNPLDVLAAVRMLDNKAKLKSSPLPEDLYLDHHALDYNDCFKDASSSYIEKESSGDSRRNCSVECNNHCKIENDVREGVEDQLSMANPIIDCWPVSDDPERAKLLGKIHAIFETLIRHKCLAASHLNKVIQFTMGEIQGLAAGSQLLNHGVDQTPMCICFLGATQLKTIFQFLQEISHACGLARNADKGGSPTNDLLNISQGPEIKDKIVLDGDASCLLLDEYLLQTQVTAGTVQGAILDDVTTPSSPDGISCYNDALLSWIFSCSPIGDQLTSWLRTREDKLNKGKEIVQLLEKEFYHLQGLCEKKGERIAYEEALQTVEDLCLEEGKKRETVGEFVQRSYESVLRKRREELIESENDMMYVSNKFELDAISNVLQEAEARNVNQFGYDETYAGVTSQLCDLESGEEDEWRMKDYLHQMDGCIENAIQKLKEHLSIELSKIDARIIRSVTEMQQLEFKLGPISANDYRAILVPLVKLYLRALLEDLAEKDAREKSDAVSEALLAELALDSKKAVKGGSESARHVEKTKDKKKNKDHRKARDFKVTSGHAHFSLGSTTPDSNLVAPESDFPDNEVVSMNDDDLEQLEEEFRRKIELEEEEKKLEETLEFQRRIENEAKQKQLAEQQKKSSGLYLEGVVDKLQDSETKVDAYPPDAHEHVGVPVQDQLVKENGSQSSLDGVLTPTANGSLDNYSHQSNSKQSSLPNGVVPENGLDRRAGKKHKRKNSSRQVDGKFEFISSAKDNIEDTHTDYHPREQFKFDNNQDVNNVWQNNGSKVMGELQVEDAEEERFQADLKMAVRQSLDTYQARGNSHSVSSLRMSQRASSQEDSVDCLPVEDSTDNVNGATLLGTGLKNEVGEYNCFLNVIIQSLWHLRRFREEFLGRSRSEHDHVGNPCVVCALYEIFTALDTASKDSRREAVAPTSLRIALSNLYPHSNFFQEAQMNDASEVLAVIFDCLHQSFTRGSSVSDAESAESNCTGSWDCANGSCIAHSLFGMNIFEQMNCYHCGLESRHLKYTSFFHNINASALRTMKDMFAESSFDKLLNLVEMNHQLACDLEAGGCGKLNHIHHLLSTPPHVFMTVLGWQNTCESANDITETLAALSTNIDISVLYPGLDPKCIHNLVSVVCYYGQHYHCFAYSHDHEQWIMYDDKTVKVIGGWADVLTMCERGHLQPQVLFFEAVN; this is translated from the exons ATGGGGCACAAAAAGCGAAACCCTGCGCCGCGCTCGAAACAATCCCCCCCGGCCGCCGCCAACGGTGGTAGTGCTACCTCGCCGGACGCCGACAGCGCGTTCAATAATGTTTCCGATCACAACCCTAGGAAGATCGAATTGGCCTCGCCCCAATCCGAGGGTTCCGATTACTCCACAGTCAAGCTCGAATGCGAGCGCGCACTCACCACGCTCCGCCGCGGGAACCACACCAAGGCAATGAAGCAGTTGAAGGAGATTTGCGCCAGGGAAGAGGGCTCTCCCCACGCCGCGTTCGTCAACCGAGTCCACAGCCTAATGTGCTTCAAGACGGCCACGGTCATCACCGACCCTAGCTCGAAGCAGCGGCATTTGAGGAACGCGCTCGAGTCGGCGCGCCGCGCGGTGGAGCTCATGCCGAATTCCGTCGAGTACGCGCATTTCCGTGCCACGGTGATGTTGGAGGCCGCGAGTGAAGGGAAGGATTATGAGGAGGTGGTGCATGAGTGTGAGAGGGGGCTTGCCATTGAGAACCCTAGCGATCCTGCTAAGGAGACATTGCAGGATGAGAGCGAGCATAAAGCATTATCTCTTGAGGAACGGATTGGGCACGTGCAGAATGAGTTGAGGCAGCTTATTCAGAAGTCAAATATAGCTTCATTGTCGTCTTGGATGAAGAATTTGAGCAATGGGGAGGAGAGGTTTCGGTTGATTCCGATAAGGAGGACACCGGAGGATCCTATGGAGGTGAGGCTGGTTCAAACTAGGAGGCCTAATGAGATCAAGAAGGTGACCAAGACACCCGAGGAGAGGAGAAAGGAAATTGAAGTTCGAGTGGCTGCTGCTAGGCTGATACAGAAGAATTCAGAGTCGCCACAATTGCCGAATGAGGGAGATAGGGATGACAGGCCGTTGGATTCATCTGTAGGGTCTGGTCAGAGGATTGGCGATAGGAGGAGGCATGTAAATGCGAGGAAGAGTGGCTTTTCAGCTGAGAGGATGAAGTGGGTGCACTCGTATTGGAATTCGGTTAGTATGGATCTGAAGAAGGACTTTCTTagggttaaaatttatgatcttAAGTCGCACTATGGGTCTTCAAAGGATACTTTGCCGAACGATATCTTGTCGGAAGCTTTGTTTTATGCTGAGGCCAATAAAACATGGAAATTCTGGCGTTGCTGCAACTGTGAAGAGAAACATTCCAACCCGGATTCTCACAGGCATCATGTTGTGCAGGAACACATGGGGAGTCTTTCACCACAAATGCAGAGACTTCTGCCCCAAAATGTTGATAGTGAATGGATTGAAATGATTCTTAATTGTTCTTGGAATCCTCTGGATGTCCTAGCTGCAGTTAGAATGCTTGATAATAAAGCAAAGTTGAAAAGTTCACCACTTCCTGAGGATTTGTACTTGGATCATCATGCTCTGGACTATAATGATTGTTTTAAAGATGCAAGCAGCTCTTACATTGAGAAGGAAAGTTCAGGGGACAGTCGTCGTAATTGTTCGGTAGAATGCAACAACCAttgtaaaattgaaaatgatgtGAGAGAAGGTGTTGAAGACCAACTATCTATGGCTAATCCCATTATTGACTGTTGGCCGGTGTCTGATGACCCTGAGCGTGCAAAACTTCTGGGGAAAATTCATGCCATTTTTGAGACTCTTATTAGGCACAAATGTCTTGCTGCTAGTCATCTTAATAAGGTCATACAGTTTACTATGGGTGAGATACAGGGTCTTGCTGCTGGTTCTCAACTTCTAAATCATGGCGTGGACCAAACACCAATGTGCATATGCTTTCTAGGAGCTACACAGCTTAAGACAATTTTCCAATTTCTGCAGGAAATATCTCATGCCTGTGGGTTGGCCAGAAATGCTGATAAAGGTGGTAGTCCCACAAATGATTTGCTCAATATCAGTCAAGGTCCCGAGATTAAAGACAAGATTGTACTTGATGGAGATGCATCATGCCTCCTACTGGATGAGTATTTACTGCAAACACAAGTCACTGCTGGTACAGTTCAGGGGGCTATCTTGGATGATGTGACCACCCCAAGCTCTCCTGATGGAATTTCATGCTATAACGATGCTTTGCTATCCTGGATATTTTCATGTTCACCTATTGGGGATCAGTTGACATCATGGCTGCGGACCAGAGAAGATAAACTAAATAAAGGAAAGGAAATTGTCCAGTTGCTTGAGAAGGAGTTTTATCATCTACAGGGCCTATGTGAGAAGAAGGGTGAGCGAATAGCTTATGAGGAAGCTCTGCAAACAGTGGAGGATCTTTGTCTTGAAGAAGGTAAGAAGAGGGAAACTGTTGGTGAATTTGTCCAGCGAAGCTATGAATCTGTCTTAAGAAAGCGAAGAGAAGAGCTCATTGAGAGTGAGAATGATATGATGTATGTCAGCAATAAGTTTGAGTTGGATGCTATATCAAATGTTTTGCAAGAAGCAGAAGCAAGAAATGTTAATCAATTCGGCTATGATGAAACTTATGCTGGTGTGACTTCTCAGTTATGTGACTTGGAATCTGgtgaagaagatgaatggagaATGAAAGATTACTTGCATCAAATGGATGGTTGTATTGAAAATGCTATTCAGAAACTGAAAGAGCATTTATCTATAGAG CTTAGCAAAATTGATGCCCGAATAATAAGAAGTGTTACAGAGATGCAGCAACTGGAATTCAAGCTTGGGCCTATTTCTGCTAATGATTATCGAGCAATATTAGTGCCTCTAGTGAAGTTGTACCTAAGG gcTCTTTTGGAAGATTTGGCTGAGAAGGATGCGAGAGAGAAGTCTGATGCTGTAAGTGAAGCACTTTTGGCTGAACTTGCTCTTGATTCCAAGAAGGCTGTTAAGGGGGGAAGTGAGAGTGCAAGACATGTcgagaaaacaaaagataagaagaagaataaagatCACAGAAAAGCAAGAGATTTTAAG GTCACAAGTGGTCATGCACACTTCTCACTAGGATCAACAACTCCTGA TTCCAATCTAGTTGCACCTGAAAGTGACTTCCCAGATAATGAGGTTGTTTCTATGAATGATGATGACTTGGAACAACTTGAAGAGGAATTTAGACGTAAGATTGAGTTAGAAGAGGAGGAGAAAAAGCTTGAAGAAACTTTGGAATTTCAACGAAGGATAGAAAATGAAGCCAAACAGAAGCAACTTGCagagcaacaaaaaaaatcatctggGTTATACTTGGAAGGAGTGGTAGACAAACTTCAAGATTCTGAAACAAAGGTGGATGCTTATCCACCAGATGCACATGAACATGTTGGAGTACCTGTGCAG GACCAACTGGTAAAGGAGAATGGATCCCAAAGTAGTCTGGATGGTGTGCTTACACCCACAGCAAATGGTTCCCTTGATAATTATTCGCATCAGTCAAATAGTAAACAAT CAAGTTTGCCTAATGGAGTTGTTCCAGAGAACGGTCTAGATCGCCGTGcaggaaaaaaacataaacgGAAAAATTCTTCCAGACAAGTTGATGGAAAGTTTGAATTTATCTCATCAGCAAAAGACAACATTGAGGATACACATACTGATTATCACCCGAGAGAGCAATTCAAATTTGATAACAATCAAGATGTTAATAATG TGTGGCAAAATAATGGATCAAAGGTGATGGGAGAGTTGCAAGTAGAAGATGCAGAGGAGGAAAGATTCCAAGCTGATCTTAAAATGGCTGTACGCCAAAGCCTgg ACACATATCAAGCTCGTGGAAATTCACATTCTGTTTCCAGTTTAAGAATGTCACAGAGAGCTTCTTCACAGGAGGATAGTGTGGATTGCCTGCCTGTGGAGGACTCAACTGATAATGTGAATGGGGCTACATTGCTTGGTACTGGACTGAAGAATGAAGTGGGtgaatataattgttttctcaATGTTATTATACAG TCATTGTGGCATTTAAGACGCTTCCGGGAGGAATTTCTTGGTAGATCAAGATCAGAGCATGATCATGTGGGTAATCCTTGCGTTGTCTGTGCATTGTATGAAATCTTTACTGCATTGGACACTGCATCAAAGGATTCAAGGAGAGAAGCAGTTGCACCTACATCCCTACGGATAGCTCTAAGCAACCTGTATCCTCACAGTAATTTCTTCCAGGAG GCTCAGATGAATGATGCTTCTGAGGTGCTGGCAGTGATATTTGACTGCCTTCATCAGTCATTTACTCGTGGTTCAAGTGTTTCTGATGCAGAATCAGCTGAAAGCAACTGCACGGGATCTTGGGATTGTGCAAATGGGAGTTGTATAGCACATTCACTTTTTGGAATGAACATTTTTGAACAAATGAACTGCTATCACTGTGGTCTTGAATCCAGACATTTGAAATATACTTCCTTCTTTCACAATATAAATGCCAGTGCCCTCCGGACAATGAAG GATATGTTTGCTGAAAGTTCCTTCGATAAGCTTTTGAATCTTGTGGAGATGAACCATCAGTTGGCTTGTGATCTAGAAGCTGGTGGCTGTGGCAAGCTCAACCACATCCATCACTTACTTTCAACTCCACCCCATGTTTTTATGACAG TCCTAGGTTGGCAAAATACATGTGAGAGTGCCAATGATATAACAGAGACTCTGGCAGCCCTGAGCACCAATATAGATATCAGTGTCCTTTATCCTGGTTTAGATCCTAAATGCATCCATAACTTGGTGTCAGTG GTTTGCTACTACGGCCAGCATTATCATTGCTTTGCTTATAGCCATGACCATGAACAGTGGATTATGTATGATGACAAGACTGTCAAG